A window from Actinomycetospora corticicola encodes these proteins:
- a CDS encoding DivIVA domain-containing protein, translated as MPLTPADVHNVAFSKPPIGKRGYNEDEVDAFLDLVEAELGRLLEENNDLREQVEQLEQQLSSAHADLDDARSKAAQAPAQQSPSQPPAPATTMVQPPQRPVEDAPRTVQQPMPVAQQPVPQQQSQSIVPPPYGADPSPMAGGDHHVQAAKVLGLAQEMADRLTAEAKSEADGMLSDARTKSEQLLSEARTKSDSMVNEARSRAETMLNDARTRAETLERQARDKASTLERDAQRKHNETITLIEQQKSGLEKKIDELRTFEREYRTRLKTYLESQLRDLEGRGSAAPADGASRNGSGGYATSGYGSRAEAGS; from the coding sequence ATGCCGCTGACCCCCGCCGACGTCCACAACGTCGCGTTCAGCAAGCCGCCGATCGGCAAACGGGGCTACAACGAGGACGAGGTCGACGCGTTCCTCGACCTCGTCGAGGCCGAGCTCGGACGCCTGCTCGAGGAGAACAACGATCTCCGCGAGCAGGTCGAGCAGCTCGAGCAGCAGCTCTCGAGTGCCCACGCCGATCTGGACGACGCCCGCAGCAAGGCCGCACAGGCCCCCGCGCAGCAGAGCCCGTCGCAGCCGCCCGCGCCGGCGACCACCATGGTCCAGCCGCCGCAGCGCCCCGTCGAGGACGCGCCGCGGACGGTGCAGCAGCCGATGCCGGTGGCGCAGCAGCCCGTGCCGCAGCAGCAGTCGCAGTCGATCGTGCCGCCGCCCTACGGCGCCGACCCCTCGCCCATGGCCGGGGGTGACCACCACGTCCAGGCCGCGAAGGTCCTCGGGCTCGCCCAGGAGATGGCGGACCGGCTGACCGCCGAGGCCAAGTCCGAGGCCGACGGCATGCTCTCGGACGCCCGGACCAAGTCCGAGCAGCTGCTCTCCGAGGCGCGGACGAAGTCCGACAGCATGGTCAACGAGGCCCGCAGCCGCGCCGAGACGATGCTCAACGACGCCCGGACCCGCGCGGAGACGCTGGAGCGGCAGGCCCGCGACAAGGCCTCGACCCTCGAGCGCGACGCGCAGCGCAAGCACAACGAGACGATCACCCTCATCGAGCAGCAGAAGAGCGGCCTCGAGAAGAAGATCGACGAGCTGCGCACGTTCGAGCGGGAGTACCGGACCCGCCTCAAGACGTACCTGGAGTCGCAGCTGCGCGACCTCGAGGGCCGGGGGTCGGCGGCGCCGGCCGACGGTGCGAGCCGCAACGGGTCCGGGGGATACGCGACCAGCGGATACGGCTCCAGGGCCGAAGCCGGCAGCTGA
- the pgeF gene encoding peptidoglycan editing factor PgeF: protein MRVRRVLTTRAGGRSRPPYDSFNLGDHVGDDPAAVAANRERLARGIGLDPTRVAWMNQVHGTEVSVVEGPQDAVPTADALVTEEPRLALAVVVADCVPALLADAEAGIVAAAHAGRTGAAAGVLPATLETMEKLGAERGRIDVLLGPSVCGQCYEVPEAMRDEVEAALPGSGGTTRIGTPSLDLRAGLVRQLREQGVTAIDADSRCTLEDDQLFSHRRTRPTGRLAGVVWWEYDRR from the coding sequence GTGCGGGTACGTCGTGTCCTGACCACGCGTGCGGGCGGCCGGTCGAGGCCCCCGTACGACTCCTTCAATCTCGGTGACCACGTCGGGGACGACCCGGCGGCGGTCGCCGCCAACCGCGAGCGGCTGGCCCGGGGGATCGGGCTGGACCCGACCCGGGTCGCGTGGATGAACCAGGTCCACGGCACCGAGGTGTCCGTCGTCGAGGGCCCGCAGGACGCGGTCCCGACGGCGGACGCGCTGGTCACCGAGGAGCCCCGGCTCGCCCTCGCCGTCGTCGTCGCCGACTGCGTGCCTGCGCTGCTCGCCGACGCCGAGGCCGGCATCGTCGCGGCCGCACACGCCGGGCGCACCGGGGCGGCGGCCGGGGTGCTGCCCGCGACCCTCGAGACGATGGAGAAGCTCGGCGCCGAGCGCGGACGCATCGACGTGCTGCTCGGGCCGAGCGTCTGCGGGCAGTGCTACGAGGTGCCCGAGGCGATGCGCGACGAGGTCGAGGCCGCGCTGCCGGGCAGCGGCGGCACCACCCGGATCGGCACGCCCTCGCTCGACCTGCGCGCGGGCCTCGTGCGCCAGCTCCGCGAGCAGGGGGTGACCGCGATCGACGCCGACTCGCGCTGCACCCTCGAGGACGACCAGCTGTTCAGCCATCGCCGCACCCGGCCGACGGGGCGGCTGGCCGGGGTCGTCTGGTGGGAGTACGACCGCCGGTGA
- a CDS encoding YggS family pyridoxal phosphate-dependent enzyme: protein MTPDARREALRTALADVRGRIDAAARAAGRDPAEVALLAVTKTWPAGDVALLTDLGLTEFGENKEQEGAAKADELATLRPEVDARWRVVGRLQRNKARSLARWAHAVDSVDSPRLADALDRAAGAAWEAGERSGPLHVLVQVSLDGAEGRGGVGVDDVEALAERVDGCAHLSLDGVMTVAPRDADPAEAFGTFAAVAERVRTAFPHARTVSAGMSGDLEAAIEHGSTCVRVGAALLGTR, encoded by the coding sequence GTGACCCCCGACGCGCGCCGCGAGGCGCTCCGGACCGCCCTCGCCGACGTCCGCGGCCGCATCGACGCGGCCGCCCGGGCCGCCGGGCGGGACCCGGCCGAGGTGGCGCTGCTCGCCGTCACGAAGACCTGGCCCGCCGGCGACGTCGCCCTCCTGACCGACCTCGGACTCACGGAGTTCGGGGAGAACAAGGAGCAGGAGGGCGCGGCGAAGGCCGACGAGCTCGCCACGCTGCGCCCGGAGGTCGACGCGCGCTGGCGGGTGGTGGGGCGCCTGCAGCGGAACAAGGCCCGGTCGCTGGCCCGCTGGGCCCACGCCGTGGACTCGGTGGACTCGCCGCGGCTCGCCGACGCGCTGGACCGGGCGGCCGGGGCGGCGTGGGAGGCGGGGGAGCGCTCCGGGCCGCTGCACGTGCTGGTCCAGGTGAGCCTCGACGGCGCCGAGGGGCGCGGCGGGGTGGGGGTCGACGACGTCGAGGCGCTGGCCGAGCGTGTCGACGGGTGCGCCCACCTCTCCCTCGACGGGGTGATGACGGTGGCTCCGCGCGACGCCGATCCCGCGGAGGCCTTCGGCACGTTTGCGGCGGTGGCCGAGCGGGTGCGCACGGCATTCCCGCACGCGAGGACCGTGTCAGCAGGCATGTCGGGGGATCTGGAGGCCGCGATCGAGCACGGATCGACGTGTGTGCGTGTCGGAGCGGCGCTCCTCGGCACCCGGTAG
- a CDS encoding NAD(P)/FAD-dependent oxidoreductase: MSAAVSNGATATDTRPHVVVVGAGFAGISAVRSLRKAPVRVTLIDRHSYSTFQPLLYQVATGALNPGDITYGARSFVSNVERKGSTWVTFRKGVVTEIDPDAKVLTLDVGPQLSYDYLILANGVTTNYFGVPGARENAYPIYTRAEALAVRDRMMGYLDHISATGETDGASVVVVGGGATGVEMAGTLAELRNSMLPSRYPELDPDHVKVVLLEMTDKVLGPFDAKLRRYAANQLRERGVELRLGTAVSEVRPDRVVLKSGEEIPAQMTIWATGVAAHDTVKKWGLTQGRGGRIVVDSQLRVPEHPDVFVAGDIGVIDENPLPQLAQPAIQTGAQAAKNLVALLEGRPLEPFRYFDKGTMATIGRRAAVAEIAHGPKLTGTLAWLAWMFVHVFALLGNRNRIMVSLALTFRYIGQRRSQLVVGD, translated from the coding sequence ATGAGTGCCGCGGTGTCGAACGGGGCGACGGCGACGGACACGCGTCCCCACGTCGTCGTGGTGGGAGCGGGCTTCGCCGGGATCTCCGCCGTGAGGTCGCTGCGCAAGGCGCCGGTACGGGTCACGCTGATCGACCGGCACAGCTACTCCACGTTCCAGCCCCTGCTCTACCAGGTCGCGACGGGTGCGTTGAACCCCGGCGACATCACCTACGGCGCGCGGTCGTTCGTGTCCAACGTGGAGCGCAAGGGCTCCACCTGGGTCACCTTCCGCAAGGGCGTCGTCACCGAGATCGACCCCGACGCGAAGGTGCTCACGCTCGACGTCGGGCCGCAGCTGTCCTACGACTACCTGATCCTCGCCAACGGCGTCACGACGAACTACTTCGGTGTGCCCGGGGCGCGGGAGAACGCCTACCCGATCTACACGCGGGCCGAGGCGCTCGCGGTCCGCGACCGGATGATGGGCTACCTCGACCACATCTCCGCCACCGGCGAGACCGACGGTGCGTCGGTCGTGGTGGTCGGCGGTGGCGCCACCGGCGTCGAGATGGCCGGCACGCTGGCCGAGCTGCGCAACTCGATGCTGCCGTCGCGCTACCCCGAGCTGGACCCCGACCACGTGAAGGTCGTCCTGCTCGAGATGACCGACAAGGTGCTCGGCCCGTTCGACGCGAAGCTCCGCCGGTACGCGGCCAACCAGCTGCGCGAGCGCGGGGTGGAGCTGCGGCTCGGCACCGCGGTGTCCGAGGTGCGGCCCGACCGGGTCGTGCTGAAGTCCGGCGAGGAGATCCCGGCCCAGATGACCATCTGGGCCACCGGGGTCGCCGCGCACGACACCGTGAAGAAGTGGGGCCTCACCCAGGGCCGCGGCGGACGCATCGTCGTCGACTCCCAGCTGCGCGTCCCCGAGCACCCGGACGTGTTCGTGGCCGGCGACATCGGGGTCATCGACGAGAACCCGCTGCCGCAGCTCGCGCAGCCGGCGATCCAGACCGGGGCGCAGGCCGCGAAGAACCTGGTGGCCCTGCTCGAGGGCCGGCCGCTGGAGCCCTTCAGGTACTTCGACAAGGGCACGATGGCCACCATCGGGCGTCGGGCCGCCGTCGCCGAGATCGCGCACGGCCCGAAGCTCACCGGCACGCTCGCGTGGCTGGCGTGGATGTTCGTCCACGTCTTCGCGCTGCTGGGCAACCGCAACCGGATCATGGTCTCGCTCGCCCTGACCTTCCGGTACATCGGGCAGCGGCGCTCGCAGCTCGTCGTCGGCGACTGA
- the dapA gene encoding 4-hydroxy-tetrahydrodipicolinate synthase, with amino-acid sequence MSLGTVLTAIVTPFDEQGAVDEKTFVDLMHHLAAHGSDGIVVCGTTGESPTLSIEEHMRLVELACAERPAGATVIGSAGSNDTRHAVEMTERATEAGVDGILSVTPYYNRPNRRGLAAHYREVSKATDKPIVLYNIPSRVSRDVPNDELAELAQIEHVDYVKQAANANLAKVDGLGIYAGNDELYAPVLDLGECGVISVASHVCGNLMARMAREPENRAELEAAFKPILDALSVTVNPIPVKAALAMLGLCGPGLRLPLVEASEEEAAVVRQALEGAGLL; translated from the coding sequence GTGTCGCTCGGAACCGTCCTCACCGCCATCGTCACGCCCTTCGACGAGCAGGGCGCCGTCGACGAGAAGACCTTCGTCGACCTGATGCACCACCTCGCCGCGCACGGTTCCGACGGGATCGTCGTGTGCGGGACGACCGGTGAGTCCCCGACGCTGTCGATCGAGGAGCACATGCGCCTCGTGGAGCTCGCCTGCGCCGAGCGCCCCGCGGGCGCGACCGTCATCGGGTCGGCGGGCTCGAACGACACCCGGCACGCCGTCGAGATGACCGAGCGGGCCACCGAGGCCGGCGTCGACGGCATCCTCTCGGTGACGCCGTACTACAACCGCCCCAACCGGCGGGGGCTCGCGGCGCACTACCGCGAGGTCTCGAAGGCGACCGACAAGCCGATCGTGCTCTACAACATCCCGTCGCGGGTGTCCCGGGACGTGCCCAACGACGAGCTCGCCGAGCTGGCCCAGATCGAGCACGTCGACTACGTCAAGCAGGCCGCGAACGCCAACCTCGCGAAGGTCGACGGCCTCGGCATCTACGCCGGCAACGACGAGCTGTACGCCCCGGTCCTCGACCTGGGGGAGTGCGGGGTCATCTCGGTCGCCTCGCACGTCTGCGGCAATCTCATGGCGCGCATGGCCCGCGAGCCGGAGAACCGCGCGGAGCTGGAGGCGGCGTTCAAGCCCATCCTCGACGCCCTCTCGGTGACGGTGAACCCGATCCCGGTCAAGGCCGCCCTCGCGATGCTGGGCCTCTGCGGCCCGGGCCTGCGCCTCCCGCTGGTGGAGGCCTCCGAGGAGGAGGCCGCCGTGGTGCGGCAGGCGCTCGAGGGCGCCGGCCTGCTCTAG
- a CDS encoding methyltransferase domain-containing protein yields METPTGTQPDTAAARWSALMAARAVPDEILAHAPASPYRQDPERFRPVAEPPDTPSRRAAVAILATSAGRTVLDVGCGAGAASLALVGEARHVVGVDPASDMLAAFVGACLEWGMPYQGVLGTWPEALPDTGTADLVLCHHVGYDTDDLAGFAAGLGAAARSGVVMEIHATHPQAWLDPFWERFHGVRRPAPPTADDALAVLTELGVQPEVQRWTSEPRPLEDPDVRAARVARRLCLPPERAGEVATALAEHDGPTAPPAERVTLTWRT; encoded by the coding sequence GTGGAGACCCCGACCGGCACGCAGCCCGACACCGCCGCCGCTCGCTGGTCCGCCCTCATGGCGGCCCGGGCGGTCCCGGACGAGATCCTCGCCCACGCCCCGGCCAGCCCCTATCGGCAGGACCCGGAGCGGTTCCGGCCCGTCGCCGAGCCGCCCGACACGCCGTCGCGCCGGGCCGCGGTCGCGATCCTGGCCACGTCCGCCGGGCGCACCGTGCTCGACGTCGGGTGCGGGGCCGGCGCGGCCTCGCTCGCGCTGGTGGGCGAGGCGCGCCACGTGGTGGGGGTGGACCCGGCGTCGGACATGCTCGCCGCCTTCGTCGGCGCCTGCCTGGAGTGGGGGATGCCCTACCAGGGCGTGCTCGGGACCTGGCCGGAGGCGCTGCCGGACACCGGCACCGCCGACCTCGTGCTCTGCCACCACGTCGGCTACGACACCGACGACCTGGCCGGCTTCGCCGCGGGTCTCGGCGCGGCGGCCCGCTCCGGCGTCGTCATGGAGATCCACGCGACGCACCCGCAGGCCTGGCTCGACCCGTTCTGGGAGCGGTTCCACGGCGTGCGCCGCCCGGCGCCCCCGACCGCGGACGACGCGCTGGCGGTGCTGACCGAGCTCGGCGTGCAGCCCGAGGTGCAGCGCTGGACCTCGGAGCCCCGCCCGCTGGAGGACCCCGACGTGCGCGCGGCCCGCGTCGCCCGGCGGCTGTGCCTGCCGCCCGAGCGGGCGGGCGAGGTGGCGACGGCGCTCGCCGAGCACGACGGCCCGACCGCCCCGCCCGCCGAGCGGGTCACGCTGACCTGGCGGACCTGA
- a CDS encoding malate dehydrogenase, with translation MASPVNVVVTGAAGQIGYALLFRIASGQLLGEGRPVRLKLLEIPQAVKAAEGTALELEDGAFELLDGVDVYDDATKAFEGANVGLLVGARPRTKGMERADLLEANGGIFKPQGEALNGAADDVKVLVVGNPANTNALIAASNSDVPKDRFTAMTRLDHNRGLAQLANKFGVGVGQISKFTIWGNHSASQYPDVSNVLIDGKPVADQIDQGWLTDEFIPRVAKRGAEIIEVRGASSAASAAAAAIDHVYTWVNGTREGDWTSAAIVSDGSYGTPEGLVSSFPVTAKDGKWEIVQGLDISDFSRERIDASTGELAEEREAVKKLGLV, from the coding sequence ATGGCCTCGCCCGTCAACGTCGTCGTCACCGGTGCCGCCGGTCAGATCGGTTACGCGCTGCTGTTCCGCATCGCCTCCGGTCAGCTGCTCGGGGAGGGCCGCCCGGTGCGGCTGAAGCTCCTCGAGATCCCGCAGGCCGTGAAGGCCGCCGAGGGCACCGCCCTCGAGCTGGAGGACGGCGCGTTCGAGCTGCTCGACGGCGTGGACGTCTACGACGACGCGACGAAGGCCTTCGAGGGCGCGAACGTCGGTCTGCTCGTCGGCGCCCGTCCGCGGACCAAGGGCATGGAGCGCGCCGACCTGCTCGAGGCCAACGGCGGCATCTTCAAGCCGCAGGGCGAGGCGCTCAACGGCGCGGCCGACGACGTCAAGGTGCTCGTCGTCGGCAACCCGGCCAACACCAACGCCCTCATCGCCGCGTCCAACTCGGACGTGCCGAAGGACCGTTTCACCGCGATGACGCGGCTGGACCACAACCGCGGCCTCGCGCAGCTCGCGAACAAGTTCGGCGTGGGTGTCGGCCAGATCTCGAAGTTCACGATCTGGGGCAACCACTCCGCCTCGCAGTACCCCGACGTCTCGAACGTCCTCATCGACGGCAAGCCGGTCGCCGACCAGATCGACCAGGGCTGGCTGACCGACGAGTTCATCCCGCGCGTCGCGAAGCGCGGCGCCGAGATCATCGAGGTCCGCGGCGCGTCCTCCGCGGCGTCCGCGGCCGCCGCGGCGATCGACCACGTGTACACCTGGGTGAACGGCACCCGCGAGGGCGACTGGACCTCCGCCGCGATCGTCTCCGACGGGTCGTACGGCACCCCCGAGGGCCTCGTCTCGTCCTTCCCCGTCACCGCGAAGGACGGGAAGTGGGAGATCGTCCAGGGCCTGGACATCTCGGACTTCTCCCGCGAGCGGATCGACGCCTCGACGGGCGAGCTCGCCGAGGAGCGCGAGGCCGTGAAGAAGCTCGGCCTGGTCTAG
- a CDS encoding potassium/proton antiporter, with protein MERLPLLLGIGSAVVLLAVVAVRFSTRLGLPSLLLYLGIGVLLGEAGLGIRFDDAELTQALGVAALVLILADGGLSTRWSTVRPALGLGIALSTVSVAVSVTVTGYALHWLLGLDLRVAFLWGAVLASTDAAAVFSVLRGLGLGGRLVGALELESGLNDAPAFIAVLLLSTGAAISWTDPLLVVYELVLGGVLGLVIGRLGAAGLRRAALPATGLYPLATLAVCVGAYALVQSLHASGLLACYVAALVLGNGTLPHREGTRSFAEGLGWLAQIGLFVLLGLYVSPDRLLAAVVPAVIAAAVLLLLARPLSVVAAAPWFRVPWQEQVFLSWAGLRGAVPIVLALIPLTGGLPGARELVDAVFVLVVVLTVVQGTTLPAVAKALGLAKPPVQEIEVDAAPLEALRADLLQMTVPQGSRMHGVYVRELRLPEGTGLSLVVRRGASFTPQSDTRLQEGDQLLVVATATAREAAERRLRAVDRSGRLARWRGDAGSPTS; from the coding sequence GTGGAACGGCTGCCGCTGCTGCTCGGGATCGGCTCGGCCGTCGTGCTGCTCGCGGTCGTCGCGGTCCGGTTCTCGACGCGGCTCGGCCTGCCCTCGCTGCTGCTCTACCTGGGCATCGGCGTGCTCCTCGGCGAGGCGGGCCTCGGCATCCGGTTCGACGACGCCGAGCTCACCCAGGCGCTCGGGGTCGCCGCGCTGGTCCTGATCCTGGCCGACGGCGGGCTCTCCACCCGCTGGTCGACGGTCCGCCCCGCGCTCGGGCTCGGGATCGCCCTGTCCACGGTCTCGGTCGCCGTCAGCGTCACGGTCACCGGCTACGCCCTGCACTGGCTGCTCGGTCTGGACCTGCGCGTCGCCTTCCTGTGGGGCGCGGTCCTCGCCTCCACCGATGCTGCGGCGGTGTTCAGCGTGCTGCGCGGACTCGGCCTCGGCGGGCGCCTGGTGGGCGCGTTGGAGCTGGAGTCCGGGCTCAACGACGCCCCGGCGTTCATCGCCGTCCTGCTGCTGTCGACGGGCGCCGCGATCTCCTGGACCGACCCGCTGCTCGTGGTCTACGAGCTGGTCCTCGGCGGCGTGCTCGGCCTGGTGATCGGTCGGCTCGGCGCCGCGGGCCTGCGCCGGGCGGCGCTCCCGGCCACCGGCCTCTACCCGCTGGCCACGCTCGCCGTCTGCGTCGGCGCCTACGCGCTGGTGCAGAGCCTGCACGCCTCGGGGCTGCTCGCCTGCTACGTCGCCGCGCTGGTGCTCGGCAACGGCACGCTGCCCCACCGCGAGGGCACCCGGTCGTTCGCCGAGGGCCTCGGCTGGCTCGCCCAGATCGGCCTGTTCGTGCTGCTCGGGCTCTACGTCTCCCCGGACCGGCTGCTCGCCGCCGTCGTCCCCGCCGTCATCGCGGCCGCCGTGCTCCTGCTCCTCGCCCGCCCGCTCTCCGTGGTGGCCGCCGCCCCCTGGTTCCGCGTGCCGTGGCAGGAGCAGGTGTTCCTGTCGTGGGCGGGGCTGCGCGGGGCGGTCCCGATCGTGCTCGCGCTGATCCCGTTGACCGGTGGGCTGCCGGGTGCCCGCGAGCTCGTCGACGCCGTGTTCGTGCTGGTCGTGGTCCTGACCGTCGTGCAGGGGACGACCCTCCCCGCCGTCGCGAAGGCCCTCGGCCTGGCCAAGCCGCCGGTGCAGGAGATCGAGGTCGACGCCGCGCCGCTGGAGGCGCTGCGGGCGGACCTGCTGCAGATGACGGTGCCGCAGGGGTCGCGGATGCACGGGGTCTACGTCCGGGAGCTGCGCCTGCCCGAGGGCACCGGCCTGTCGCTGGTGGTCCGGCGTGGCGCGAGCTTCACCCCGCAGTCGGACACCCGCCTGCAGGAGGGCGACCAGCTCCTCGTCGTCGCCACCGCCACCGCGCGGGAGGCCGCCGAGCGGCGGCTGCGGGCGGTGGACCGGTCGGGCCGTCTCGCGCGGTGGCGCGGTGACGCCGGCAGCCCGACCTCCTGA
- the ftsZ gene encoding cell division protein FtsZ, protein MTPPHNYLAVIKVVGIGGGGVNAVNRMIEVGLKGVEFIAVNTDAQALLMSDADVKLDVGRELTRGLGAGAAPDVGRRAAEDHAEEIEEVLKGADMVFVTAGEGGGTGTGGAPVVAGIARKLGALTIGVVTRPFSFEGKRRATQAENGIQELRNECDTLIVIPNDRLLQLGDVSLSLMDAFRSADEVLLSGVQGITDLITTPGLINLDFADVKSVMSGAGSALMGIGSARGDGRSVEAAGKAINSPLLEASMDGAYGVLLSIAGGSDLGLFEINEAASLVQEAAHPDANIIFGTVIDDSLGDEVRVTVIAAGFDSGAPTHAKAVPSAIGQPGRGPGRGPIAPGDSGARHTAPPVQPQPAIPTAVAQAPTTPATPVPRPEELEAARQAEAKGEPAAATPAAPAAPEKPAKKAEDDDVDVPSFMR, encoded by the coding sequence ATGACGCCCCCGCACAACTACCTGGCCGTGATCAAGGTCGTCGGCATCGGTGGCGGCGGCGTCAACGCCGTCAACCGCATGATCGAGGTCGGCCTCAAGGGCGTCGAGTTCATCGCGGTGAACACCGACGCGCAGGCCCTCCTGATGTCCGACGCCGACGTCAAGCTCGACGTCGGGCGTGAGCTCACCCGCGGCCTCGGTGCCGGCGCGGCGCCCGACGTGGGGCGCCGCGCGGCCGAGGACCACGCCGAGGAGATCGAGGAGGTCCTCAAGGGGGCCGACATGGTCTTCGTGACGGCGGGGGAGGGCGGCGGGACCGGCACGGGCGGTGCCCCCGTCGTGGCCGGCATCGCCCGCAAGCTCGGTGCGCTGACGATCGGCGTGGTGACCCGCCCGTTCTCCTTCGAGGGCAAGCGCCGCGCCACCCAGGCCGAGAACGGGATCCAGGAGCTGCGCAACGAGTGCGACACGCTCATCGTGATCCCGAACGACCGCCTGCTGCAGCTCGGCGACGTGTCGCTCTCGCTGATGGACGCCTTCCGCTCGGCGGACGAGGTGCTCCTCTCCGGGGTCCAGGGCATCACCGACCTCATCACGACGCCGGGTCTGATCAACCTGGACTTCGCCGACGTCAAGAGCGTCATGTCCGGGGCCGGCAGCGCCCTCATGGGCATCGGCTCGGCGCGCGGTGACGGCCGCAGCGTCGAGGCGGCGGGCAAGGCGATCAACTCGCCGCTGCTCGAGGCCTCGATGGACGGCGCGTACGGCGTGCTGCTCTCCATCGCGGGTGGCTCCGACCTCGGCCTGTTCGAGATCAACGAGGCCGCCTCGCTGGTGCAGGAGGCCGCGCACCCCGACGCGAACATCATCTTCGGAACCGTCATCGACGACTCGCTCGGCGACGAGGTCCGCGTGACCGTCATCGCCGCGGGCTTCGACTCCGGGGCGCCCACCCACGCGAAGGCCGTCCCCAGCGCCATCGGCCAGCCCGGCCGCGGGCCGGGACGCGGCCCGATCGCCCCGGGTGACTCCGGGGCGCGGCACACGGCGCCGCCGGTCCAGCCGCAGCCCGCGATCCCGACCGCGGTCGCCCAGGCCCCGACGACCCCGGCCACCCCGGTGCCGCGGCCCGAGGAGCTGGAGGCGGCCCGCCAGGCCGAGGCGAAGGGTGAGCCGGCGGCGGCCACCCCGGCGGCCCCGGCCGCTCCGGAGAAGCCGGCGAAGAAGGCCGAGGACGACGACGTGGACGTCCCCTCGTTCATGCGCTGA
- the lspA gene encoding signal peptidase II, translating to MTDARDGTAATDAADPEGTAPPARRRLPLLVAVAVFVVAVDLATKIAIVATMVDGERIPLLFGDTVSLVLVRNPGAAFSFATGMTWLLTLVAVAVVIGIARFARRMRSRGWAIALGLVLGGALGNLVDRFFRGPGPLQGHVVDFVSVGWWPVFNAADSAICLGGALLVGLALWGIEIDGSRSGRDPVGPAGAGDGAQRSSTGGEGR from the coding sequence ATGACCGACGCCAGGGACGGCACCGCCGCCACCGACGCCGCCGATCCGGAGGGGACCGCACCCCCCGCCCGCCGTCGGCTGCCGCTCCTGGTCGCCGTCGCGGTGTTCGTGGTCGCCGTCGACCTCGCCACCAAGATCGCGATCGTGGCCACGATGGTCGACGGCGAGCGCATCCCGCTGCTCTTCGGCGACACCGTCAGCCTGGTCCTGGTCCGCAACCCCGGCGCCGCGTTCTCCTTCGCCACCGGCATGACCTGGTTGCTCACGCTCGTGGCCGTCGCGGTCGTGATCGGCATCGCCCGGTTCGCCCGCCGCATGCGTTCGCGGGGCTGGGCGATCGCGCTGGGCCTGGTGCTCGGCGGTGCTCTGGGCAACCTCGTCGACCGCTTCTTCCGCGGGCCCGGGCCGCTGCAGGGCCACGTCGTCGACTTCGTCTCCGTCGGCTGGTGGCCGGTCTTCAACGCCGCCGACTCGGCGATCTGCCTCGGCGGCGCGCTGCTCGTGGGGCTCGCGCTGTGGGGGATCGAGATCGACGGGTCCCGGTCCGGCCGCGACCCGGTCGGCCCGGCGGGAGCCGGAGACGGAGCGCAGCGGAGCTCGACCGGGGGAGAGGGCCGATGA
- a CDS encoding RluA family pseudouridine synthase — MSLRTLPVPDGLDGLRLDAGLSRMLGLSRTVVAALAEDGAVRLDGAVAGKSDRLVAGSWLEVDLPDPEREPAERIVTARAVEGLVVLHEDDEIVVVDKPVGVAVHPSPGWTGPTVVAGLAALGVSIATSGAAERQGIVHRLDAGTTGVMVVAKSERAYSVLKTAFRERTVAKTYLAVVQGHPDPSDGTIDAPIDRHPKHDWRFAVMTDGKPSVTHYRTLEAFPAASLLEVELETGRTHQIRVHFSALRHPCVGDSGYGADPTLSKRLGLTRQWLHAHRLGLHHPADGRWVEYVSEPPADLAHALDVLRASS, encoded by the coding sequence ATGAGCCTGCGCACCCTCCCGGTCCCCGACGGCCTCGACGGCCTGCGTCTCGACGCCGGGCTCTCCCGCATGCTCGGTCTCTCCCGCACCGTCGTCGCCGCGCTCGCGGAGGACGGCGCCGTGCGCCTCGACGGGGCCGTCGCCGGCAAGTCCGACCGGCTGGTCGCGGGCAGCTGGCTCGAGGTCGACCTGCCCGACCCGGAGCGGGAACCGGCCGAGCGGATCGTCACCGCCCGCGCCGTGGAGGGCCTCGTGGTGCTCCACGAGGACGACGAGATCGTGGTCGTGGACAAGCCCGTCGGGGTCGCGGTGCACCCGAGCCCGGGCTGGACGGGGCCCACCGTGGTCGCCGGTCTCGCCGCACTCGGGGTCTCGATCGCGACGTCCGGGGCGGCGGAGCGCCAGGGCATCGTGCACCGGCTCGACGCGGGCACCACCGGCGTCATGGTGGTGGCGAAGTCCGAGCGGGCCTACTCGGTGCTCAAGACGGCCTTCCGGGAGCGGACGGTCGCGAAGACCTACCTCGCCGTCGTGCAGGGTCATCCCGACCCGAGCGACGGCACCATCGACGCCCCCATCGACCGGCACCCCAAGCACGACTGGCGCTTCGCGGTGATGACCGACGGCAAGCCCTCGGTCACCCACTACCGCACGCTGGAGGCCTTCCCGGCGGCGTCGCTGCTCGAGGTGGAGCTCGAGACCGGGCGCACCCACCAGATCCGCGTCCACTTCTCCGCGCTGCGCCACCCGTGCGTGGGCGACTCCGGCTACGGCGCCGACCCGACGCTGTCCAAGCGGCTGGGCCTGACGCGCCAGTGGCTGCACGCCCACCGGCTCGGGCTGCACCATCCCGCCGACGGCCGGTGGGTGGAGTACGTCAGCGAGCCGCCCGCGGACCTCGCTCACGCCCTCGACGTCCTGCGGGCCTCCAGCTGA